GAGATCAAGGTTATACTGCTGctgtataaaattgaaaatatattttacatttctttcgaAACAAACAGCAGCTAACCAAGATGTTACATTATGCAAACATCCAATATACACGTATCTTTCTTGTcagctgttaatgtttcatgccatggTACGAACCCAACTGGAACGCTCTGTTGCTGGTATAGCTAATCAAGTTAAAATAGCCTATTTCTTTCCTTGACATGTAAAAAAGCgtaagcttacattaccttattacataccaattttcctCTATGCAGTCTCTACAATCACTTCAACCATCTTAAAgccattgcataactgaaatactgtggaaAACGGCATAGAACCAATTAATTGTATATCGCccctttctcatcggatctgtttGGCTGTAGCTAGAAtatgcagcatgctttttatcatttgaagcaaggtatttaaatttaattttgacaattaGTAAAGAAACAaccatatgtatatttcttttatttaatgacgtaatagtttgtatttttttttaaatatataaggCTACAAAGAAAAATTCTTTGATTCACCCAAACGTTAcaaaatcatgttacaaaatatttccgcaacaCGAGTATTCTAaacaatgtacgttagaaatgcataagCTCAATACACCTCGGGTGGAACCAGTACTTTCAtcatattgtacatatgatttAAGTCCATAAATAATTATGACTGAGAATAATGTATAGTaactaacgtactgcattttCAAGCGCATGTACATGCAGCCAAAAACGCTCgaccacacccatgttttacctatgagtgtttgtcagctcactatgcctgtttattttttaaactaaaattcacttcagactgatCCGGTCATTGATTGAATAATACCAAAATAACTAATATCTTGCTGACTGTACGACAAAACACGTGTCTCCATTCCTTTCCAGAGGATATATgcaaatgccgtataaacagaaagttcatcaatcaaaattataagcgcagacatataaagaaaatatataatgtatactcatctgAATTGTGAATTCTCAAAAACAGTAGCACTGCAGATTTCCGCCGGATTCTTCTCCTATGAagttttgtaaacgatctgtcctctacggatttcagataaagaatgtacttgtcactgcactaaatttgcccatgaaaaacccgtgggattaaaacttgtcagactagtatttgaactgatacgactataaatacaaatacaggtgcggattagcagtgaggcgttatgttaggcaagacgatacccaccaaaatcaaaataatttatttcttaagagaacataaatttgcTTGTCACGAATATAACAGATTTACGACATAGAAACATGGgaagttttgacattttctttatttaaaaagcGTCTGTGGTACATGTAGATCTAACAGACATTTTATATGTAGGTAATCCAGTTTGTAATTAGAAAATTATATCAGTACTACTTTTAACGGGCATAGcaagttattttgattttatcaggAAACACAAATAAGTTTGCatgtaaattatcaaaacaaagcacatatcttttttttttcttttttttttttagggtttacgatctttattgtttttttttctttttcttaggTACAAATCAAATCAGAGACTTGTTTTGAAATCTTCGAAAGGCCGCTCGCTGACGGCATGTGGAATGCGTAATGTCTGTCAGATGCTAGACTAGCCAAATGCACGTGTCCAATAACTACGGATATTACGTCAGCCTTCGAATGTACCGCATGCTCTAAAGGCGTCAGAAGTGCTTTGTTGTCTGATCCATCATCAGTGATAATAATCACAACATTTTTTGCTGATGTACGATCGCCGGCGGCGGGTGTCAAAGCGTGGTTTACTACATATTTCAAGCCTTCATTGATGTCTCCGTGACCTCCCTGTATTGTCTGACTACCTAATGCTTGCAGTACCGCAGACTTAGAATGGAGGTCATCAAGGTCAAATATCGGTCTAGAAGCCGTTGTAAAAAATCCGAGAGACACATGTACTTCTGCATCGTTAACGGGCAAAGGGGCAACAACGTCGTGGAGAAATCTGTTTATGTCGCTGTGGTATCTTTTGACACTTGTCGACTCATCAACAATCAACACCAAGTCACGGATGCAACCTTTAAGAAGTTATTTAGATTAATACATgcacattaaatatttcattaacattCTATAAACATATAGATAAATGAGAAGGCCTaagtaaattatattttgtttctgt
The Mercenaria mercenaria strain notata chromosome 10, MADL_Memer_1, whole genome shotgun sequence genome window above contains:
- the LOC123560386 gene encoding uncharacterized protein LOC123560386; translated protein: MLFVLSIIVFLSVSSVAVQDCHDIDPAACQLMAKQRPDLCSDETIAKTACPQFCKQCPVTCYQCNATVNDYHLCNTKMACREGQMCMRKELKSAIDGHHEYEMTCAEKQACDNPWSGLSAFGKRDIAPRDVSVTCCSDDLCNYPEPLTTTTQSTVTGCIRDLVLIVDESTSVKRYHSDINRFLHDVVAPLPVNDAEVHVSLGFFTTASRPIFDLDDLHSKSAVLQALGSQTIQGGHGDINEGLKYVVNHALTPAAGDRTSAKNVVIIITDDGSDNKALLTPLEHAVHSKADVISVVIGHVHLASLASDRHYAFHMPSASGLSKISKQVSDLICT